A portion of the Lolium rigidum isolate FL_2022 chromosome 1, APGP_CSIRO_Lrig_0.1, whole genome shotgun sequence genome contains these proteins:
- the LOC124677099 gene encoding protein RAFTIN 1B-like, whose amino-acid sequence MARFLIALLAAALVAVQAGGQLGHAAPATAEVFWRTVLPHSPLPDAILRLLRPAADTSSFVSKAEERPPFDYQDYRRSSSGDGSSKRTGAAARAGDFDYDDYRGGGERRVAAADTPFGYDYKAPSTNQAGERLAGAAADTPFGYDYKAPSTAMGGGQAEPTKTKVFFHEESVRVGERLPFHFPPASAPALGFLPRRVADSVPFMAPALPGVLAAFGVAPGSTMASSMEATLRACETPTMAGESKFCATSLEALVERAMGVLGTRDVRPVTSTLPRDGAPLQTYTVRAVQRVEGGPVFVACHPEPFPYTVYRCHTTGPSRAYMVEMEGARGAVDGVTIATVCHTDTSMWNPEHISFRLLGTKPGGTPVCHLMPYGHIIWAKNVKRWTA is encoded by the exons ATGGCGCGTTTCCTCATCGCCCTCCTCGCTGCCGCCCTAGTCGCG GTTCAGGCTGGAGGGCAGCTGGGCCACgcggcgccggcgacggccgagGTGTTCTGGCGCACCGTGCTGCCGCACTCGCCATTGCCGGACGccatcctccgcctcctccgccctgCAGCAG ACACCAGCAGCTTCGTGAGCAAGGCCGAGGAGCGGCCCCCCTTCGACTACCAAGACTACAGGCGCTCGTCGTCCGGTGATGGCTCCAGCAAACGCACCGGCGCTGCTGCCCGAGCAGGTGAtttcgactacgacgactaccgcggcggaggc GAACGCCGtgtcgccgccgccgacacccCATTCGGGTACGACTACAAGGCGCCGAGCACAAACCAAGCAGGGGAACGACTTGCTGGCGCCGCTGCTGACACGCCTTTCGGGTACGACTACAAGGCGCCGAGCACGGCTATGGGTGGCGGCCAGGCGGAACCGACGAAGACGAAGGTATTCTTCCACGAGGAGTCCGTGCGCGTCGGGGAGCGTCTCCCGTTCCACTTCCCTCCCGCCTCGGCCCCCGCGCTGGGCTTCCTGCCACGCCGCGTCGCCGACTCCGTCCCGTTCATGGCGCCCGCTCTACCAGGCGTCCTCGCGGCTTTCGGTGTCGCGCCGGGGTCCACCATGGCATCCAGCATGGAGGCGACGCTGCGCGCCTGCGAGACGCCGACAATGGCTGGGGAGTCCAAGTTCTGCGCGACGTCTCTGGAGGCGCTGGTGGAGCGCGCCATGGGAGTCCTGGGGACACGCGACGTAAGGCCGGTGACGTCGACGCTGCCCCGCGACGGCGCGCCGCTGCAGACGTACACCGTCCGCGCCGTGCAGCGGGTGGAGGGCGGCCCGGTCTTCGTGGCGTGCCACCCAGAGCCTTTCCCGTACACCGTGTACCGCTGCCACACCACCGGCCCGTCCAGGGCGTACATGGTGGAGATGGAGGGCGCGCGCGGCGCCGTCGACGGGGTGACCATCGCCACCGTGTGCCACACCGACACGTCAATGTGGAACCCGGAGCACATCTCCTTCAGGCTCCTCGGCACCAAGCCCGGCGGCACACCGGTCTGCCACCTCATGCCCTACGGCCACATCATCTGGGCCAAGAACGTGAAACGCTGGACGGCGTGA